From the genome of Equus asinus isolate D_3611 breed Donkey chromosome 24, EquAss-T2T_v2, whole genome shotgun sequence, one region includes:
- the GJB7 gene encoding gap junction beta-7 protein isoform X2, giving the protein MSWMFLRDLLSGVNKYSTGIGRIWLAVVFIFRLLVYMVAAEHVWKDEQKEFECNIRQPGCENVCFDYYFPVSQVRLWALQLIMVSTPSLLVVLHVAYCEGREKRHRKKLYVSPGTMDGGLWYTYLISLIVKTGFEIGFLVLFYKLYDGFSVPYLVKCDLKPCPNTVDCFISKPTEKTIFILFLVSTSCLCVILNFMELSFLVLKCLIKCCLQKYPKSLKSSVCECHHPRYIECGETGVPPLLQNHHSDLAISTPQRGETKLLCDTHKS; this is encoded by the coding sequence ATGAGCTGGATGTTCCTCAGAGACCTCCTAAGTGGAGTAAATAAATACTCAACCGGGATTGGGCGGATTTGGCTGGCTGTTGTGTTCATCTTCCGGTTGCTGGTCTACATGGTGGCAGCAGAGCATGTGTGGAAAGATGAGCAGAAAGAGTTTGAGTGCAACATTAGACAGCCTGGCTGTGAAAATGTGTGTTTTGACTACTACTTCCCCGTCTCCCAGGTCAGACTTTGGGCCTTACAACTGATCATGGTCTCCACTCCTTCACTTTTGGTGGTTCTACATGTAGCCTATTGTGAGGGTAGAGAGAAAAGGCACAGAAAGAAACTCTATGTCAGCCCAGGTACGATGGATGGGGGCCTGTGGTACACTTACCTTATCAGCCTCATTGTTAAAACTGGTTTTGAAATTGGCTTCCTGGTTTTATTTTACAAGCTGTACGATGGCTTTAGCGTTCCTTATCTTGTGAAGTGTGATTTGAAGCCCTGTCCCAACACGGTGGATTGCTTCATCTCCAAACCCACCGAGAAAACGATCTTCATCCTCTTCTTGGTCAGTACCTCGTGCCTGTGCGTTATATTGAATTTCATGGAACTGAGCTTTTTGGTTCTTAAGTGTCTTATTAAGTGCTGTCTCCAAAAATACCCTAAAAGCCTCAAGTCCTCAGTGTGTGAGTGCCACCACCCCAGATATATTGAATGTGGTGAGACAGGGGTCCCTCCCCTACTCCAGAATCACCATTCAGACTTGGCCATAAGCACACCCCAGCGAGGTGAAACAAAACTACTTTGTGACACACACAAGAGCTAA